A single window of Loxodonta africana isolate mLoxAfr1 chromosome 10, mLoxAfr1.hap2, whole genome shotgun sequence DNA harbors:
- the PCNX4 gene encoding pecanex-like protein 4 isoform X4 gives MVNMPALEQMNQILHILFIFLPFLWALGTLPPPDALFLWAMEQVLEFGLGGSPMSTHLRLLAMFMASAGAAVTSYFIPSTVAVVLFMTGLGFLLSLNLSEMGFVFKHSVTRQRVRTKSKTLPNGSETQFTWKECVFYIIMLVLALLETSLLHHFADFSQISRSNPQAIVGYILMILLIILWILREIQSVYILGIFRNPFYPKDVQSVTVFLEKQTRLLKIGVVRRILLTLVSPFAMIAFLSLDSSLQRPQSVAVSIGFTRAFRMVWQNTENALSEIVTVSVVHSLIFSKDLWWNRSLDTGIRLLLVGLARDRLIQFISKLQFAVTVLLASWMEKKQRRKSAATLCIFNIVFSPFVLLFIVFSTLLSSPLLPLFTLPVFLVGFPRPIQSWPGAVGTAACVCADTVYYYQMVPSLAAALQSAMAAGSLGLLLPGSHYLGRFQDRLIWIMILERGYTYCCINIKGLELQETSCHTAEARRVDEVFEGAFEQEEYARVCSLNEHFGNILTPCTVLPVKLYSDARNVLSGIIDSHENLKEFKDDLVKVLVWILVHDCSKRSSVQENVHKTENKGKEPVVILPTLNPSPQPHCPEDMDSLNSETFDDWSDDNIFDDELTIKKGKEEKDQLKVLPDTNLSLPGSVELGKVGDPGKLPENSLYQTVILGYPAVDKGKQDMAYIPLMEFSCSHSHLLSFPKEWRSNCLPDSKMKEMSSLFPEDWYQFVLRQLESFYSEEEASDVLEEIAKDKVLKDFYVHVVMTCYFSLFGTDNMAPSPGHILRVYNGVLPWSVALDWLVEKPELFQLALKAFRYTLKLMIDKASLGPIEDFKELTNCLEEYESDWYIGLVSDEKWKEAVLQEKPYLFSLGYDPNMGVYTGRVLTLQDLLIQVGKLNAEAVRGQWANLSWELLYATNDDEERYSIQAHPLLLRNLTVQAADPPLGYPIYSSKPLHIHLY, from the exons ATGGTAAATATGCCAGCTCTTGAACAAATGAATCAGATTTTACAcatcttgtttatattcttaccTTTTCTCTGGGCACTGGGAACCCTGCCCCCACCTGACGCACTTTTCTTATGGGCAATGGAGCAGGTCTTAGAGTTTGGCCTTGGAGGTTCACCCATGTCAACCCACCTACG GTTACTAGCAATGTTCATGGCTTCTGCTGGAGCAGCTGTAACATCGTATTTCATTCCCAGCACTGTCGCTGTGGTTCTTTTCATGACTGGACTTGGCTTCTTACTTAGTCTTAACCTAAGTGAGATGGGTTTTGTCTTCAAACACAGTGTGACCAGACAGAGAGTTAGAACCAAATCTAAAACTTTACCCAATGGCTCGGAAACACAGTTTACGTGGAAGGAATGCGTTTTCTACATCATTATGTTAGTTTTGGCTCTCTTAGAAACTAGTTTGCTGCATCACTTTGCTGATTTCTCACAGATTTCCAGAAGCAATCCTCAGGCTATTGTTGGCTATATTTTGATGATATTACTTATAATACTATGGATACTTAGAGAAATTCAAAGTGTCTATATCCTGGGAATTTTCCGAAACCCTTTCTATCCAAAGGATGTGCAAAGTGTGACTGTTTTCTTAGAGAAGCAAACAAGGCTCCTGAAGATTGGTGTTGTTAGACGGATTTTGCTGACTTTAG tgtcaCCTTTTGCTATGATTGCATTTCTTTCGTTGGACAGTTCCTTACAAAGGCCCCAGTCAGTGGCTGTCTCCATTGGATTCACAAGAGCCTTTAGAATG GTATGGCAGAATACAGAAAATGCTTTATCAGAGATAGTCACAGTATCAGTAGTGCACTCATTGATCTTCAGTAAAGACTTGTGGTGGAATAGAAGCCTGGATACAGGAATTAGACTCTTACtg GTTGGTCTTGCGCGTGATCGCCTGATTCAGTTCATCTCTAAACTACAGTTTGCTGTGACTGTACTTTTGGCATCgtggatggaaaaaaaacaacGTCGAAAGTCAGCTGCCACTTTATGTATATTCAACATTGTCTTCTCTCCGTTCGTGTTGCTCTTCATAGTTTTTTCTACACTACTCTCTTCTCCCTTACTTCCTCTCTTCACCCTTCCTGTGTTTTTGGTTGGATTTCCCCGACCTATTCAGAGTTGGCCAGGAGCAGTGGGCACTGCAGCCTGTGTGTGTGCAGATACAGTGTATTACTACCAGATGGTCCCAAGTTTGGCTGCTGCACTGCAGTCTGCAATGGCAGCTGGGAGTTTAG gtCTCCTCTTACCGGGGTCTCATTACTTGGGCCGTTTTCAGGATCGTTTAATATGGATAATGATTCTAGAACGAGGCTATACTTACTGCTGTATTAACATTAAG GGGTTAGAATTGCAAGAGACATCCTGTCACACTGCTGAGGCTCGAAGAGTTGATGAAGTTTTTGAAGGTGCCTTTGAGCAAGAAGAATATGCAAGAGTTTGTTCCCTTAATGAGCACTTTGGAAATATCTTGACACCCTGTACAGTTTTGCCTGTGAAACTATATTCTGATGCCAGGAATGTCCTATCTGGCATAATTGATTCTCATGAAAACTTGAAAGAATTTAAAGATGACCTTGTTAAAGTACTTGTGTGGATACTTGTTCATGACTGCTCCAAAAGGTCCAGCGTGCAGGAGAATGTtcacaaaactgaaaataaaggGAAGGAACCTGTAGTAATACTACCCACTTTGAATCCTTCACCACAACCCCACTGCCCAGAAGACATGGATAGTTTAAATTCAGAAACTTTTGATGACTGGTCTGATGATAATATTTTTGATGATGAGCTAACCatcaagaaagggaaagaagaaaaagatcaaTTGAAAGTTTTGCCAGATACAAATTTGTCTCTTCCAGGATCAGTAGAACTAGGGAAGGTTGGTGATCCAGGCAAACTTCCTGAAAACAGTCTTTATCAAACAGTTATATTGGGATACCCTGCTGTTGACAAAGGAAAACAAGACATGGCATATATCCCTCTAATGGAGTTCAGTTGTTCACATTCTCACTTGTTAAGCTTTCCTAAAGAGTGGAGGTCTAACTGTTTGCCTGATTCCAAAATGAAGGAGATGAGCTCACTATTTCCAGAAGACTGGTACCAGTTTGTTTTAAGGCAGTTGGAATCTTTTTATTCAGAAGAAGAGGCCTCAGATGTACTGGAAGAAATTGCAAAGGATAAAGTTTTAAAAGACTTTTATGTTCATGTAGTAATGACTTGTTATTTTAGTTTATTTGGAACAGACAATATGGCTCCTAGTCCAGGTCACATACTGAGAGTTTACAATGGCGTTTTGCCTTGGTCTGTTGCCTTGGATTGGCTTGTGGAAAAACCAGAACTATTCCAGCTAGCACTGAAAGCGTTCAG gtatactCTGAAACTAATGATTGATAAGGCAAGTTTAGGTCCAATAGAAGACTTTAAAGAGCTGACCAACTGCCTTGAAGAATATGAAAGTGACTGGTACATTGGTTTGGTATCTGATGAAAAGTGGAAGGAAGCAGTTTTACAAGAAAAGCCATACTTATTTTCTCTGGGGTATGATCCTAATATG GGAGTTTATACTGGAAGAGTACTTACCCTTCAAGATCTATTGATCCAAGTTGGGAAGTTGAATGCTGAGGCTGTTAGAGGACAGTGGGCCAATCTTTCATGGGAATTGCTGTATGCCACAAATGATGATGAAGAACGTTACAGTATACAAGCTCATCCACTACTTTTAAGAAATCTTACAGTACAAGCAGCTGATCCTCCCCTGGGATATCCAATTTATTCTTCAAAGCCTCTCCATATACATTTGTATTAG